CCATCAGACTGAGGTCGAAAGGGTGTGGTGCGTGTCTTCTCAATGCCGAACAATTTGCACATTTCCTGGAACACCTCTGATTCGAAATTTCAGCCTTGGTCACTGTGCAGTGTCTGTGGCACTCCATAACGGCACACCCAGTCTGAGGCCAACACTCTGGCCACAGTCACAGCCTGCTGGTCAGGCAGGGGAAAAGCTTCCACAAACTTTGTGAAATAGTCCTGAATCATAAGCACAAATGACTGTTTACGCTCTGTCTCATTCAATGGTCCCATGATGTCCAAGGCAATGCGTTCCAATGGGGGCTCCAACTCTGACAGTGCCCATAGGTGCCTGCGGTGTCTTCTGGGGCCTGGCTTTGGCTGCACAGCTGATACAGGTACTGCACCAGAGGTAACGTCCTCTCTCATTCTGTAACAGTAGTATCGGGTCTGCAGGCGAGCTACAGTCCTTTCCACCCCAAAGTGTCCCCCCACCTGCCCCTCATGCATCTGTCTCATGACATCTGATCGAAGGGCCTGAGGGAGTACAACCTGTGGGTAGAACTGGGTATCATCTAGGTAGTAGAAACGCCTGACCAGTATCCCATCTCTGATGTAGAGCCGCTTCCACTGGCTCCAATATGTCTTTGTGGCTGGGCTGTGCGCTGAGACTGTTAGCCAGAGTGGCCATTCTTCACTGGCCTCCATCCATGCCCTGATAGGTGCAATATCTGGATCAGCCTTCTGagcctgctgcagctcctctgcagACCAACCACTGAACAGCTCAGTTATTCGCCTCAGACCTACAGATTCTTTCACGAAACCCAGAACCATGCACATCAGCTGGGATTTCCTTGTGTGCCCCCACTGGATTTGCTACTGTGGGAGCTGTGGGTCCCTCTACCCCCACTGGGCTCAACATCACCTGGTTGATGTCAGAGTCCAAGTCGCACTGCACAGCTTGATGACTGACATTCTCCGAGTAAAGGGAAGGGTCTGGAAGCCTACATGGACAATACTGGCGGCATGGTCTCCTAGAGAGGCTATCAGCATTTGTGTGCGACCGGCCGGGGCGATGGACAATTTCCAAGTCGTATTCAGCAAGCCTTTCCAACCACCTGGCGAGCTGTCCCTCAGGTTCTTTCAGCCTTGTGAGCCACCAAAGACTGGAGGGCCGCCCCAGGAGATACTGCCGAAAATGTCTTGTGAACTCCACCATGGCCAGCAGCTCACGCCGTGTGGTGCAGTAATTCcgctcagtttttgacaacttGCGACTCCCATATGCTAATACGTGCTCTTTGCCCTGCTGGGTTTGTGAAAGCACAGCACCGATGCCCACATCGCTCGCATCAGTGTCCAGTATCATGTCACCTTGGTCAAGTGGATAGCCCAGGACAGGTGCTGTGGTCAGCCGGTGTTTGAGTTCATCAAATGCTGCCTGGCATTCTGCACTCCACTGAAACCGGGCATATTTCTTATTAAGGGCACGGAGGGGTTCAGCCACAGCAGCAAAGTCTTTCACAAAACGCTGATAGTATGAGGCAAGGCCTACAAACTGACGTACCTCCTGGGTTGATCTAGGTGTTGGCCACTCTTTCACCTTCTGGATCTTGCTGGGGTCAGTGGCTACACCATCCTCTGAAACGATGTGGCCCAAGTAGGCCACCTGACGGCGGAAGAGACAACATTTGTCAGGTTTTAACTTCAGGTTGTCCTGGCAAAGACGGTCAAAAACCTGGCCTAAACGCTGCAACATCTCTGCCACATTCCTGCCCAGCACAATTATGTCATCCAAGTACACCAGGCAGGTCTCCCACTGTATACCAGTCAGGACATGGTCCATCAGCCGCTGGAATGTTGCTGGTGCATTGCACAGTCCAAACTGCATGACATTCCACTCAAAAAGTCCTTTTCTGGTGCAGAAGGCGGCTGCCGTACGTGCCCTGGGGGTCAACTCGACCTGCCAGTAGCCGGAAGCGAGGTCCAGTGTATTGAACCATTTGGCGGTAGAGAGGGTGTCGAGTGTGTCTTGGATGCGGGGCAGCGGATTTGCATCCT
The Thalassophryne amazonica chromosome 7, fThaAma1.1, whole genome shotgun sequence genome window above contains:
- the LOC117513403 gene encoding LOW QUALITY PROTEIN: uncharacterized protein LOC117513403 (The sequence of the model RefSeq protein was modified relative to this genomic sequence to represent the inferred CDS: deleted 1 base in 1 codon; substituted 1 base at 1 genomic stop codon), with product MSIYMRVHNLDVCAVLDSAAQKSVLPLFYYSAFHPAERPPLQQSITKTLLGIGPGDVPVLGEAVQINRHEVSVHFLVADVATNDALLGHPFLVQAKAHLDYENQKIVLFELHAQSSTELKPEERLQLAQLLRTYASMFSTGPSDLCCTGLVQHDIVTRPGTPVKQPPRRMAAEKQQSADKQIQDGLEAGVARRSHSSWASPIVMVRKKYWTYHLCIDYRALNDTTIKDANPLPRIQDTLDTLSTAKWFNTLDLASGYWQVELTPRARTAAAFCTRKGLFEWNVMQFGLCNAPATFQRLMDHVLTGIQWETCLVYLDDIIVLGRNVAEMLQRLGQVFDRLCQDNLKLKPDKCCLFRRQVAYLGHIVSEDGVATDPSKIQKVKEWPTPRSTQEVRQFVGLASYYQRFVKDFAAVAEPLRALNKKYARFQWSAECQAAFDELKHRLTTAPVLGYPLDQGDMILDTDASDVGIGAVLSQTQQGKEHVLAYGSRKLSKTERNYCTTRRELLAMVEFTRHFRQYLLGRPSSLWWLTRLKEPEGQLARWLERLAEYDLEIVHRPGRSHTNADSLSRRPCRQYCPCRLPDPSLYSENVSHQAVQCDLDSDINQVMLSPVGVEGPTAPTVANPVGAHKEIPADVHEELQQAQKADPDIAPIRAWMEASEEWPLWLTVSAHSPATKTYWSQWKRLYIRDGILVRRFYYLDDTQFYPQVVLPQALRSDVMRQMHEGQNERGRYLWCSTCISCAAKARPQKTPQAPMGTVRVGAPLERIALDIMGPLNETERKQSFVLMIQDYFTKFVEAFPLPDQQAVTVARVLASDWVCRYGVPQTLHSDQGXNFESEVFQEMCKLFGIEKTRTTPFRPQSDGQVERCNTTLLKILATTAERCHWDWDLMIPYAVMAYRATKHSATGFTPNFMMFGREVSEPVDLVAGLPPSTDTAPSVPEFVQQTRERLELAHQIARDVLGESVQRAKRQYYKNCCCTQYQIGDAVWYLIKGTRKVRNRVKKFLPSYEGPYFILGHLDDLVYRIQKGSKTKVKVAHHDQLKPYRCRDLLDNTWALERACNWAPVEVSPPDVERGSCRLYPWFDSTVRQHQHRSWQGPRLQLFRSSHGHHTYSLHPASGLGCSP